Below is a genomic region from Armatimonadia bacterium.
TCCACCACTACTGCTTCCCGGCAGAACCGCGGTCTCTGCTGGCTGAGAAGCTCGTGCAGCTCACTCCGCCGTCCATGGGCAAGGCCTTCCTGCTCACCACCGGCGCCGAGTCCACCGAGTGCGCCATCAAGCTCATGCGCACTCATGGCGTGTCCAAGGGCGGCCCGCGCAAGAGCGTCATCGTCACCTTCGACAACGCCTTCCACGGCCGGACCATGGGCGCCCAGATGGCCGGTGGCATGCCCGCCGGGAAATCCTGGATCATCAACCTCGACCCGGGCATGGTGCAGGTGCCGTACCCGGAGGGTTTCCGCTGCACCGACACCTCCTTCGACTACTTCCTCAAGTGCCTCGCCGACAAGGGCATCAGCGCCGATCAGATCGCCGGCGTCATGAGCGAGACCTACCAGGGCGTGAACGCCGCCTTTGCGCCGCCGGAGTACTTCCAGGCCATGCGCAAGTGGGCCGATGAGAACGACATCCTCATCACGATGGACGAAGTGCAGGCAGGCTTCGGTCGCTGTGGCACCTGGTTCGGCTTCGAGCACTACGGCATGGTTCCCGACCTGATCTGCTGCGCCAAGGGTCTCGGCGACGGGCTGCCCATCAGCGCCGTCATCGGCCGCACCGACGTCATGGACCAGTACGCACCGGGCTCCATGACCAGCACGCATACCGGCAACCCGCTGTGCTGCGTCGCCGCGCTGGCCAGCATCCAGGCCATCGAGGAGGAAGGGCTTGTCGAGAACTCGGCGCGCATGGGCGAGGTCCTGCTCAAGGCCATGCTGCCGCTCAAGGACAAGTACGCACCGCAGGTGGGGATCGTCCAGGGCAAGGGCCTCGTGGCAGCAATCCAGTTCACGATGCCGGGCACCACTGACCCCAATCCCGATCTGACCTTCGACGTGACCAAGGCCTGCATCGAGAAGGGGCTCATGCTCTTCGCGCCGGTAGGCGTCGGCGGGTGCGCCATCAAGATGAACCCGCCGCTGTGCATCACCGAGGATGCAGTCCTCGAGGGCGTAAGCGTACTGGACGAGGCCATCGGCGAGGCCCTGGCGGCACGCAAGTAGGCTCCGGGCAACGCCGAAAGGCAGTCACCAGAACCACACAGGCCCAGGCAGACTGTCTGCCTGGGCCTGTGTTTTGTGCGAGAGGAGCGCTGCCTCGGGCGGCTGCTCACTTAGTCCAGCGACCGGCCCTCGGCGATCGCTTTGATGATGTCGGCGCGCGAAATGAGCCCGACGATCGTCTTGCCCTCCACGATGGGGACGCGCTTGATGCCCCTGTCGTGCATGACCTTGGCGATCTCGGCCACGGCCTCTTCCGGCCCGAAGCTCACGACCTTCTTGGTCATGACGTCCTCGACCAGGAGGCCACGCCACTCCG
It encodes:
- a CDS encoding aspartate aminotransferase family protein, whose product is MADRAFPLDPQTVPEVNTKYRRIQTQIPVPESLPTLQRLREYEPRSMSGQPPIVWDHAKGVQVFDKWGNMWLDFSSGVLVTNAGHSHPKVIEALTNQVQHGLLHHYCFPAEPRSLLAEKLVQLTPPSMGKAFLLTTGAESTECAIKLMRTHGVSKGGPRKSVIVTFDNAFHGRTMGAQMAGGMPAGKSWIINLDPGMVQVPYPEGFRCTDTSFDYFLKCLADKGISADQIAGVMSETYQGVNAAFAPPEYFQAMRKWADENDILITMDEVQAGFGRCGTWFGFEHYGMVPDLICCAKGLGDGLPISAVIGRTDVMDQYAPGSMTSTHTGNPLCCVAALASIQAIEEEGLVENSARMGEVLLKAMLPLKDKYAPQVGIVQGKGLVAAIQFTMPGTTDPNPDLTFDVTKACIEKGLMLFAPVGVGGCAIKMNPPLCITEDAVLEGVSVLDEAIGEALAARK